A window of Sagittula sp. P11 genomic DNA:
CGAAGGCGCGGCCCCGAAAACCGCCAGGCGCCCTGCCCCGCCCGTTGTTCCCGAAAGCGCACCGTACGACCGGGACGAAGGCCGCGCCACGGCAGAGGCGGCCGCGGCAGCGGCTGCCAGTTCGCGGCGCGATCTGCTGCCGAACGTGGACGAAATCAACCAGACGCTGCGCTCTACCTCGGAACCGCGCGTCATCGACTCCGCCGAACGTCGTTCCTCTGCGGTCGAGCAGAAGTCGGGCGGTTTCGGAAAGGGTTTCCTGCTGGTGATCGTTCTGGCAGCGCTTGCCATCGGCACCTACGCCAACGCCACCAAGATCTCCATGTCGGTGCCGCAGGTCGCGCCCGCGCTGGAGGCCTACGTGACGGCGGTGGACAAGGGCCGCGTGTGGCTCGACGCGCAGGTGATGCGCCTCATGACGACGCTGGACGGCATGAGCTCGGAGGCAGACACGCCGGCGACGGAGGCACCAGCAGAGCCGGAAGCCGACACCGCCACGGACGCGCCAGAAAGCAACTGATCTTCGGATTGCGGGATGGCTGACGCCCCAGAGCAAATCGTGCGCATCCGAAACAGCCTGCGCGCACGGACTGTTGAAAATCGCTTCATGCAACAAGAAAGGACCGTCGGTCGAACCGACAGCCCTTTGACGCGCTGAACCTGTCTTGCGAACGGATGCTCAGACCCGGCCCTTCCAGGGGACCAGCACCCTCTCGGCCCATCGCATCAGGATGTCGATGCCGAAGCCGATGATGCCGATCAGGATGATCCCCATGAGCACGATGTCGGTCAGCTGGAACTTCGAGGCGACCATGATCATCATCCCGGCGCCCTTCTCGGCCGCGACAAGCTCCGCCGCGACGACGGTGCCCCAGCAGACCCCCATCGCCACCCGCGCGCCGGTGAAGATCTCGGGCAAGGAGTTCGGGACGATGACGTGCCGCATGATCTGCCACTTGGACGCGCCCAGCGAATAGGCCGCATGCACCTTGGAGATCGCCACGCCGGACACCCCCGCCCGCGCGGCGATGGCCATGATCCAGAGCGCCGCCAGGAACAAGAGAATGATCTTTCCCACCTCGCCGATGCCCGCCCAGATGATGACCAGCGGGATCAGGGCCAGCGGCGGCACGGGGCGCATGAACTCCACGATCGGGTCGAACCAGCCGCGGAACCAGTCCGACAGGCCCATGGCGTAGCCCAAGGGGATGCCGACCAGCGCCCCGAAGAGGAAGCCGAGGATCACGCGGAAGAGCGAGTAGCCCAAGTGCTCCCACAGGGTCGAGTCGCGGTACCCGTCGGAGGCGATCTCACCCAGGCGGGCCACGACGGCCTCTGGCGGCGGAAGCCAGATCGGCTCCATCTGCAAGCCCTTCGCCGGTTCGAAGTTCAGCGTGCCCTTGGGCGACATGCCGACCCTGCCGAATTCCGTCATGACGGAGCCGCCCGGCTCGATGGGTTCGCCGTTTACCGCGATCACGGTGTGGCCTGCGTCGCGGTCCAACTCGTCGTTGCGGTCGACGCGGATCAGGCCGGAGCGCCAGGCCCCCACGATGTCGCTGTCGTTCTTCGCCCAACCTTCGCCGGGGTCGACCTCCGGCGCTTCGGCTTCGGTGCCGACCTCGAACACCCGGACGGTCACGGTGGCGTCGTCGGGTTCGACCCCTTCTGCCGTCGCTGTGTAGGTGAACGTGGCGTCGCCGATGAACGGCCCCGGAGCGTGCATGAAACCCGGCACCAGCTTCGACCCGGTGAAGGCTGCCCAAAGAAGGAAGATCACGAGGATCGAGATCACGCTGGCGATGCGGTTCGGGACCACGGCGCTTTCGTCCCCGAAGGTCACCGTCTTGAGCGAGGTGTAGTCGGTCGTCGTCTTGCGCACGATGAACTTCACCAGCACGAAGGACACGACGAAGACGATTGCGTAGATCAGGAAGACGATCATGCGGCCGCTCCCCCGCCGGGATGCGCTACGGATCCGTGGCGCCCGCCCGCCATGAGAACGCTCATTCCGCCGCCTCCGATCGTCCCATGATTTCCTCTTCCATGTCCCAGATCATGCTGAGGATCTCCTCGCGTTTCTGGCCGAAGTCGGGGTGCTTCTTGACCTCGCGCAGGTCGGCGTTCACGCCCATGTCGGCAAACGGCAGCCGGTATTCGCGGTGGATGCGGCCCGGGCGCGGCGCCATGACCAGCAGGCGCTCGCCCAGCAAGAGCGCCTCTTCGACCGAGTGGGTGATGAGGATGATGGTCTTGCCGGTCTCTTTCCAGAGTTTCAGCACCAGCCCCTGCATCTTTTCGCGGGTCAGCGCATCCAGCGCGCCCAGCGGTTCGTCCATCAGGATGACGTCGGGCTCGTTCGCAAGGCAGCGGGCGAGGGCCACGCGCTGCTGCATACCGCCCGACAGCTCGTAGACGGCCTTTTCCTTGAAGTCCTTCAGGCCCACGACCTCCAGCAGGTGATCGACGGTCTGTGCCCAGTCACGCTCGCGCTTCCCCGCCATGCGGGGGCCGAACGAGACGTTTTCCCGGACGCTCATCCACTCGAATAGCGCGCCCTGCTGGAAGACCATGCCGCGTTCGCGGTCGGGTCCGCGCACCCGGTGGCCGTTCATCACGACCTGCCCCTCGGTCGGCGCGAGGAACCCGGCGACGATGTTCAGAAGCGTGGTCTTGCCGCAGCCCGAGGGGCCGAGGACGCTCAGCAGCTCTCCGGGGGCAAGGGCAAGCGACACATCCTTCAGCGCCTGCACGGAACTGCCGTTGGGCAGGTCGAAGCGCATGGACAGGTTTTCGATGGCGAGACCGCTCATGCCGCCTCCTTTTTGAAGTCCGGAGTTCTGGCCCAGAATGGCGGGTCGGGGGCGGTTGTTGAGAAAACCACCGCCCCCGTCCCCGCGGTGCCGCGACAGGGAAACCGCCGCGGCCTGCGTCTTACATGCCGTTCGCCGCCTCGAGCGGACCGGTGTTCACGTTCTCCGCGTAGCTGTCGAGCGCCGCGTCGATGGAGCCCGCCTCGACGAAGACGTCGGCCACGCCCTTCATGAACTCCTGCGCGCCGCCGCCCAGCCACTTCTCGGTCAGCTGGTCCTCGACCGTCGGGAAGACGAAGGTGGAGATGGTCGCCATGGTGGCGTCCTCGTCCATGCCCGCGTCCTTGGCGATGACCGGCAGCATCTTCTCGTGGTTGGCCTCGTCCGCCCACATGGCGTTCGCCTCGGCGGTCACGGCCAGGAATTGCGACACGATGTCGGAGTTCTCGGCCACCCAGCCCGCCGGGCCGGAGGTCACGTCGAAGACGAGAATGCCCAGATCTTCCTTCTCCGCGCCGGTCAGCAGCACGTTGCCGTGCTCCTTCATGCGGCGCAGCGAGCCGCCCCAGCCGCAGGCCATGTCGACAGAGCCCTGCGCGATGGCCGCGGCCCCGTCCGGCGGCGCCATGTCGACCACTTCCATGGACGAGATATCGACGCCGAAGTGGTTCATCTGCTTGAGGAAACCATAGTGTGCGGCGGTGCCCAGCGGGACGGCGACCTTCTTGCCGGCCAGTTCGCCGGCAGAGTCCTTGTCGATCTCCAGCGCCTCGGCCACGACGCAGTTGTCGTTGTCGGCATAGGACACCGCGACGTCGAGGATCTGCAGATCCTGCCCGGCAGAGACAGCGACCACGAAGGGCGGCACCCCTTGGCTGACGGACAGGTGTACGTCGCCGGATGCCATTGCGGCGCTCATCGCGGTGCCGGTGTCAAAGCTGACCCAGTTGATGTCGACGCCCATCGCCTCTTCGTACATGCCTTCGGCCTTGGCGTACTGGAAGGGCATCGGCCATTCGAGGAAGTAACCGACTGTAATCTCTTGGGCCTGCGCCATCCCGGCCATGACGGCCATCCCTGCCACGGCGCCCAGAAGGGTCTTTTTCATCAATACATCTCCCGTGTTGTCCCCGTGCTTGCGGGGGCTTTTCGCGGGTCGGACCCGCGGGCGCCTCGCTTCGGACGCCGCGTCCGATCCGACCAGCAAACAGGCATCCGATCAACGATTTTTCGGACAGCCGCTGCAACCGGCAGGTGTTTCGCACCGTCAATGGCACCGATAAAATCTGGCAACCGACTGAGATTCATGAGAAATCGAATCGACACGCGACCGGTAAGCGACAATCTGGCACTATATGAGCGAACCAACTGGCCCTATAAGCCGCTCAAAAATCCGGCCAACTGGACCAAACCCCGCCTTTAAAGGAGTCTCTCGCAATGATGGACGGCACCTACTCCCAGAATGATCTCTCCCACGTGGTGGATGCAGACAAGGCCCACGTCTGGCACCACCTCGTTCAGCACAAGGCCTTCGAGACGAAGGACCCCAACATCATCATCGAGGGCAAGGGTATGCGCGTCTGGAACCAGGCGGGCAAGGAGCACCTCGATGCGGTCTCCGGCGGTGTCTGGACGGTCAACGTCGGCTACGGCCGCGAGCGGATCGCCAAGGCCGTATATGACCAGCTCATGCGCCTGAACTACTTTGCCGGCGCCTCCGGGTCTGTGCCCGGCGCGCTCTTCGCCGAGAAGCTGATCGAGAAGATGCCGGGCATGACCCGCGTCTACTACACGAATTCCGGTTCGGAGGCGAACGAGAAGGCCTTCAAGATGATCCGCCAGATCGCGCACAAGCGGTACGGCGGCAAGAAGCACAAGATCCTGTACCGCGACCGCGACTACCACGGCACCACCATCGGCTGCCTCTCGGCGGGCGGTCAGGACGAGCGCAACGCGCAGTACGGCCCCTTCACCCCCGGCTTCGTCCGCGTTCCACATTGCCTTGAGTACCGCAAGCACGAGCAGGACGGCGCACCGGTCGAGAACTACGGCGTCTGGGCCGCCGAGCAAATCGAAAAGGTCATCCTCGCCGAGGGTCCGGACACCGTGGGCGGTCTGTGCCTCGAGCCGGTGACCGCGGGCGGCGGTGTGATCGCCCCGCCGGACGGCTACTGGCAGAAAGTGCAGGAGATCTGCCGCAAGTACGAGGTGCTGCTGCACATCGACGAGGTGGTCTGCGGCGTGGGTCGGACCGGTACCTGGTTCGGCTACCAGCACTACGGGATCGAGCCTGACTTCGTCACCATGGCGAAAGGCGTGGCCTCCGGCTATGCCGCCATCGCCTGCATGGTCACGACAGAGCGCGTCTTCGAGATGTTCAAGGACGATGCCACCGATCCGATGAACTACTTCCGCGATATCTCCACCTTCGGGGGCTGCACGGCGGGTCCCGCGGCCGCGATCGAGAACATGGCGATCATCGAGGAAGAGGACCTGCTCGGGAACACCACGGCGATGGGCGACTACATGCTGGACCAGCTCAGCGCGCTGGCCGACCGGCACAAGGTCATCGGCGACGTGCGCGGCAAGGGTCTGTTCCTCGGCGCCGAACTGGTGACCGACCGCCAGTCGAAAGAGGTCGTACCGGAGACGCAGGTGCAGGCCGTCGTTGCGGACTGCATGGCGCAGGGCGTCATCATCGGCGCGACCAACCGGTCCGTCCCGGGGCGCAACAACACGCTGTGTTTCTCGCCCGCGCTGATCGCGACGAAGGACGACATCGACGAGATCGTCTCTGCCGTGGACGGTGCACTGGGTCGCATCTTCGCATGACCCGGACGAACGACCACGGGCAGCCGATAGGCGCGCCCGTGGCGGCGAGGTTCCCGCGCCCCCGTCCGCCGCATGTGGCGCTGGACGGGCGGTTCGGGCGCTTGGTGCCCCTGCGCGAGGAACACGCGCCCGGGCTCTTCGCCGCCTTTGCGTCAGACGCGGCGGGCACCGGATGGACCTACCTGCCGATCGAGCCCTGGGACACTGAGGAGGCCGCCGCCCGCTGGTGCCGCACCGCGCAGGGCTCTGCCGATCCGCAGTTCTACACGGTCGAGGATGCGGATGGCACAGCATCGGGCTTCTGCTCCCTCCTCAGGATCGACCCTGCAGTCGGCTCGGTCGAGGTTGGCTTCATCCACTTCGCCCCACGCCTGCAGCGCACGGCATTGGCAACGGAAGCGATGGTCCTCCTCATGCGTCACGCCTTCGATACGCTGGGATACCGTCGCTACGAATGGAAATGCGACGCGCTGAACGCCCCGTCCATGTGTGCCGCGGAACGGCTGGGTTTCACCTACGAGGGCACCTTCCGGCAGGCCACGATCTACAAGGGCCGCAACCGCGACACGGCGTGGTTCTCCATCATCGACACCGAATGGCCAGC
This region includes:
- a CDS encoding ABC transporter ATP-binding protein; its protein translation is MSGLAIENLSMRFDLPNGSSVQALKDVSLALAPGELLSVLGPSGCGKTTLLNIVAGFLAPTEGQVVMNGHRVRGPDRERGMVFQQGALFEWMSVRENVSFGPRMAGKRERDWAQTVDHLLEVVGLKDFKEKAVYELSGGMQQRVALARCLANEPDVILMDEPLGALDALTREKMQGLVLKLWKETGKTIILITHSVEEALLLGERLLVMAPRPGRIHREYRLPFADMGVNADLREVKKHPDFGQKREEILSMIWDMEEEIMGRSEAAE
- a CDS encoding GNAT family N-acetyltransferase, with amino-acid sequence MTRTNDHGQPIGAPVAARFPRPRPPHVALDGRFGRLVPLREEHAPGLFAAFASDAAGTGWTYLPIEPWDTEEAAARWCRTAQGSADPQFYTVEDADGTASGFCSLLRIDPAVGSVEVGFIHFAPRLQRTALATEAMVLLMRHAFDTLGYRRYEWKCDALNAPSMCAAERLGFTYEGTFRQATIYKGRNRDTAWFSIIDTEWPALAARFDRWLSAENFDGEGRQKVRLSEV
- a CDS encoding zinc-ribbon domain-containing protein, whose amino-acid sequence is MRLICPNCGAQYDVPAEVIPESGRDVQCSNCGHTWFQRHPDMDADLAEDLNQPVPDAEWTPEDEPAEVASSIPPAERPDLSRRAAEPHAHDDFEEDDAEAEPEPVLPAEEAKPRGLDPEVAEIFREERDYESRRRAAESLETQPDLGLEEPDEDERARRSRQARERMARIRGDEGAAPKTARRPAPPVVPESAPYDRDEGRATAEAAAAAAASSRRDLLPNVDEINQTLRSTSEPRVIDSAERRSSAVEQKSGGFGKGFLLVIVLAALAIGTYANATKISMSVPQVAPALEAYVTAVDKGRVWLDAQVMRLMTTLDGMSSEADTPATEAPAEPEADTATDAPESN
- a CDS encoding ABC transporter permease subunit is translated as MIVFLIYAIVFVVSFVLVKFIVRKTTTDYTSLKTVTFGDESAVVPNRIASVISILVIFLLWAAFTGSKLVPGFMHAPGPFIGDATFTYTATAEGVEPDDATVTVRVFEVGTEAEAPEVDPGEGWAKNDSDIVGAWRSGLIRVDRNDELDRDAGHTVIAVNGEPIEPGGSVMTEFGRVGMSPKGTLNFEPAKGLQMEPIWLPPPEAVVARLGEIASDGYRDSTLWEHLGYSLFRVILGFLFGALVGIPLGYAMGLSDWFRGWFDPIVEFMRPVPPLALIPLVIIWAGIGEVGKIILLFLAALWIMAIAARAGVSGVAISKVHAAYSLGASKWQIMRHVIVPNSLPEIFTGARVAMGVCWGTVVAAELVAAEKGAGMMIMVASKFQLTDIVLMGIILIGIIGFGIDILMRWAERVLVPWKGRV
- a CDS encoding ABC transporter substrate-binding protein; its protein translation is MKKTLLGAVAGMAVMAGMAQAQEITVGYFLEWPMPFQYAKAEGMYEEAMGVDINWVSFDTGTAMSAAMASGDVHLSVSQGVPPFVVAVSAGQDLQILDVAVSYADNDNCVVAEALEIDKDSAGELAGKKVAVPLGTAAHYGFLKQMNHFGVDISSMEVVDMAPPDGAAAIAQGSVDMACGWGGSLRRMKEHGNVLLTGAEKEDLGILVFDVTSGPAGWVAENSDIVSQFLAVTAEANAMWADEANHEKMLPVIAKDAGMDEDATMATISTFVFPTVEDQLTEKWLGGGAQEFMKGVADVFVEAGSIDAALDSYAENVNTGPLEAANGM
- a CDS encoding aspartate aminotransferase family protein: MDGTYSQNDLSHVVDADKAHVWHHLVQHKAFETKDPNIIIEGKGMRVWNQAGKEHLDAVSGGVWTVNVGYGRERIAKAVYDQLMRLNYFAGASGSVPGALFAEKLIEKMPGMTRVYYTNSGSEANEKAFKMIRQIAHKRYGGKKHKILYRDRDYHGTTIGCLSAGGQDERNAQYGPFTPGFVRVPHCLEYRKHEQDGAPVENYGVWAAEQIEKVILAEGPDTVGGLCLEPVTAGGGVIAPPDGYWQKVQEICRKYEVLLHIDEVVCGVGRTGTWFGYQHYGIEPDFVTMAKGVASGYAAIACMVTTERVFEMFKDDATDPMNYFRDISTFGGCTAGPAAAIENMAIIEEEDLLGNTTAMGDYMLDQLSALADRHKVIGDVRGKGLFLGAELVTDRQSKEVVPETQVQAVVADCMAQGVIIGATNRSVPGRNNTLCFSPALIATKDDIDEIVSAVDGALGRIFA